From the genome of Azospira restricta, one region includes:
- a CDS encoding RluA family pseudouridine synthase, with translation MPDISKNSVTRALISDEEAGQRLDNYLLRVCKGVPKSHVYRILRSGEVRVNKKRAEASYRLQRGDELRLPPLRIAEKKDEADAGAMMRSDLPILFEDDALLAVNKPAGIAVHGGSGVSFGVIEALRRQRPQAKFLELAHRLDRETSGILLVGKKRSALTALHDMFREGGRQADKRYLVLVAGRWLEKKRDVRLPLYKYLLDNGERRVRVAEDGKFSHTVFRLLARWERFSLLEAQLKTGRTHQIRVHLAHLGFPIAGDEKYGDFALNKSLQREGLKRMFLHAWQMDFPHPLKDERVALEAPLPEALAAFLTHLTATEEKDYGEAF, from the coding sequence ATGCCCGATATAAGCAAAAACTCCGTCACCCGGGCCCTGATCAGCGACGAAGAGGCCGGCCAGCGCCTCGACAACTATCTCCTGCGCGTCTGCAAGGGGGTCCCCAAAAGCCACGTCTACCGCATCCTCAGGAGCGGCGAGGTGCGGGTGAACAAGAAGCGCGCCGAAGCCTCGTACCGCCTGCAGCGCGGCGACGAGCTGCGCCTGCCGCCGCTGCGCATCGCCGAGAAGAAGGACGAGGCCGATGCCGGCGCCATGATGCGTTCGGATTTGCCGATCCTGTTCGAGGACGACGCGCTGCTGGCGGTAAACAAGCCGGCAGGGATCGCCGTGCACGGCGGCAGCGGCGTCTCCTTCGGCGTCATCGAGGCGCTGCGGCGGCAGCGGCCGCAGGCGAAGTTCCTCGAACTGGCGCACCGGCTCGACCGTGAGACCTCCGGCATCCTGCTCGTCGGCAAGAAGCGTTCGGCGCTGACCGCGCTGCACGACATGTTCCGCGAGGGCGGGCGGCAGGCCGACAAGCGCTACCTGGTGCTGGTCGCCGGCCGCTGGCTGGAGAAGAAGCGCGATGTCCGGCTGCCGCTCTACAAGTACCTGCTGGACAACGGCGAGCGCCGCGTCCGCGTTGCCGAGGACGGCAAGTTTTCGCACACCGTGTTTCGCCTGCTTGCCCGCTGGGAACGCTTCAGCCTGCTCGAAGCCCAACTCAAGACCGGACGCACCCACCAGATCCGCGTGCATCTGGCGCACCTCGGCTTTCCGATCGCCGGCGACGAGAAATACGGTGACTTTGCGCTGAACAAGTCGCTGCAGCGGGAGGGGCTGAAGCGGATGTTCCTGCATGCGTGGCAGATGGATTTCCCCCATCCGCTGAAGGACGAGCGCGTGGCGCTCGAAGCGCCGCTGCCGGAGGCGCTGGCGGCGTTCCTCACGCACCTGACGGCGACGGAAGAGAAGGATTATGGCGAAGCGTTTTGA